The Collimonas sp. PA-H2 genome contains a region encoding:
- a CDS encoding anti-phage dCTP deaminase: MADLQQIRAEISTTGEKSIRETLDARQSQELVLAFAGPIGCGTGQVVAEAKLALESVGYEVHVIKLSQIIETALGKETVKLDANVYNEYSSNVRRIMRLQDGGNELRKISSSYLAEHAIEEIVVQRGHQKGLGVEPQDYIPIRTAYLIDQIKHPDEVSMLRIVYRKLFHLIGVISVAEKRRSRLLNIDRAASAISELMERDRRQEDDNGQQLDKALKLADFFISTDAGTTSSLQRKLRRFIGLLHGENGITPTTQEYGMYAAYSAGLKSACLSRQVGAAISDVSGKIVSTGCNDVPKATGGLYSAEDGTNDRRCVHREEQICFNDQEKLSHKADIRRALEELKQKQDEDVPLIPKSRLDDVLTAVFKASHIGDLTEFSRAVHAEMDAIISLARTGTPGIVGAHLFTTTFPCHSCARHIVAAGIDKVYYIEPYEKSLAKKLHADAIEFETEDDDVEKAGYSARPVRSLVKFVHFEGVAPKQYLHFFQMTKRKDEITGNVIKIMPKDAPKAVSEYLDNYREFEAKVVQKLKNAVPALKAIENPE, encoded by the coding sequence ATGGCGGACCTACAGCAGATCAGAGCTGAAATATCTACAACCGGCGAAAAATCCATTCGCGAAACTCTAGATGCACGTCAATCTCAAGAGCTTGTGTTGGCATTCGCTGGTCCAATTGGATGCGGCACTGGTCAGGTCGTTGCTGAGGCAAAGCTTGCACTGGAATCGGTGGGATACGAAGTGCATGTCATCAAGCTTAGCCAAATCATTGAGACTGCATTGGGCAAGGAAACAGTAAAACTCGATGCCAATGTTTACAATGAATACTCATCAAATGTTAGGCGCATTATGCGACTTCAAGATGGTGGCAACGAACTGCGCAAAATCAGTAGTAGCTATCTTGCAGAACATGCGATTGAGGAAATCGTTGTTCAGCGCGGTCATCAAAAGGGGTTAGGCGTGGAGCCCCAGGATTACATTCCAATTAGAACGGCTTATTTAATCGACCAAATCAAACATCCGGATGAAGTATCGATGCTCAGGATCGTGTATCGCAAGCTTTTCCATTTGATCGGCGTCATCAGCGTTGCTGAGAAGCGGAGATCCCGCCTGCTGAATATAGATCGTGCAGCTTCTGCAATTTCTGAGTTGATGGAGCGTGACCGGCGGCAAGAGGACGACAACGGACAGCAGCTAGATAAGGCGTTGAAATTGGCCGATTTTTTCATAAGCACCGACGCAGGTACGACCAGTTCACTCCAACGCAAGCTGCGGCGCTTCATCGGTCTGCTGCACGGCGAAAATGGAATTACCCCAACTACCCAGGAGTATGGAATGTATGCCGCCTACTCCGCAGGACTGAAGTCGGCCTGCCTTTCTCGACAAGTCGGCGCTGCGATTTCAGATGTATCAGGAAAGATCGTATCAACAGGATGCAACGACGTTCCCAAAGCTACCGGAGGTCTGTACTCGGCTGAAGACGGCACAAATGACCGGCGATGCGTTCATCGCGAAGAACAAATTTGCTTTAACGACCAGGAAAAGCTCTCGCACAAAGCAGACATTCGCCGGGCGCTGGAAGAATTAAAGCAAAAGCAAGATGAGGACGTCCCGTTGATTCCAAAGTCACGCCTCGACGATGTACTTACGGCAGTGTTTAAGGCATCTCATATTGGCGATCTCACGGAGTTCTCTCGAGCTGTACACGCGGAAATGGATGCAATCATTTCGCTCGCGCGTACAGGAACGCCAGGCATCGTTGGTGCTCATCTTTTCACCACGACGTTTCCTTGCCATAGCTGCGCGCGCCACATTGTGGCCGCCGGAATCGACAAGGTTTATTACATCGAACCCTACGAAAAAAGCCTGGCTAAGAAGCTTCATGCGGATGCCATTGAGTTTGAAACAGAGGATGACGATGTAGAAAAAGCCGGGTATAGTGCTCGGCCGGTCAGATCACTAGTGAAGTTTGTTCACTTTGAAGGCGTAGCTCCTAAGCAATATCTTCATTTTTTCCAGATGACAAAACGGAAAGATGAGATAACTGGAAACGTCATCAAGATTATGCCCAAAGATGCACCCAAAGCTGTCTCAGAATACCTGGACAATTACAGAGAATTTGAAGCAAAAGTTGTTCAAAAACTAAAAAATGCAGTACCAGCATTGAAAGCAATAGAGAATCCTGAGTAA
- a CDS encoding DUF6088 family protein, with the protein MSELKSNISALIEATGSGQVWVPTDFAQFGSRDAIDKTLQRMVRAGVLRRIDRGLYDRPTLNSLTKRPTTPDYRAVVEAIARRDQLRLLVDGMTAANDLGLTDAVPVRVTVHTDTRRRAIQLDKLNIEFKQTAPSRLYWAGRPAMRVVQALHWLKDTLDSERSLILNKLTKALADPIHGAAIRQDLLNGFNVLPAWMQSLVRELPGCDPRAASTATHPFPSTEKPSSVRRRTAKHVEAH; encoded by the coding sequence ATGTCAGAACTCAAATCCAATATCTCTGCCCTGATCGAAGCGACTGGTTCCGGACAAGTTTGGGTACCGACGGACTTTGCACAGTTTGGCAGCCGCGATGCCATCGACAAGACTCTGCAGCGCATGGTGCGGGCGGGAGTGTTGCGGCGCATCGACAGGGGCCTCTATGACAGGCCCACGCTGAACAGCCTGACCAAGCGTCCCACGACTCCGGACTATCGTGCGGTGGTGGAAGCGATTGCCCGCAGGGATCAATTACGGCTGCTGGTCGACGGCATGACCGCTGCCAATGACCTTGGCCTGACCGATGCGGTGCCGGTTCGCGTCACCGTCCATACCGACACCCGCCGCCGCGCAATTCAACTAGACAAACTCAACATCGAATTCAAGCAGACAGCACCCAGCCGACTCTACTGGGCTGGACGTCCGGCCATGCGCGTTGTACAGGCGCTGCACTGGTTAAAAGACACATTGGATTCGGAGCGTTCTCTTATCCTGAACAAGCTGACCAAGGCACTGGCCGATCCTATACACGGTGCCGCCATCCGCCAGGATTTACTCAATGGCTTTAACGTGTTGCCGGCGTGGATGCAAAGTTTGGTCCGTGAACTCCCCGGATGTGACCCACGGGCTGCATCGACCGCAACACATCCATTTCCCAGTACTGAAAAGCCATCTTCTGTGCGACGCCGAACGGCCAAACATGTTGAGGCTCATTGA
- the glmS gene encoding glutamine--fructose-6-phosphate transaminase (isomerizing) — MCGIVAAVAQINVTPILLEGLKRLEYRGYDSCGVALHIDGKLQRSRSTSRVADLESQMEKAHLSGFTGIAHTRWATHGAPATHNAHPHFSRDRIALVHNGIIENHDELRADLQAAGYQFESQTDTEVIAHLVDHMYSGDLFATVQQAVKRLTGAYAIAVFCVDEPHRVVAARQGSPLIVGVGQGQNFVASDAMALAGTTDQIIYLEEGDVVDLQLQRVWIVDAAGKAVEREVKTVHAYSSAVELGPYQHYMQKEIFEQPRAIADTLEGVTGIMPELFGDGAFNVFKQIDSVLILACGTSYYAGLTAKYWIESVAKIPVNVEIASEYRYRDSVPNPNSLVVTITQSGETADTLAALKHARSLGMLHTLTICNVATSAMVRECALAYITRAGVEVGVASTKAFTTQLAALFLLTLALAQSKGRLSDEEEAAHLKAMRHLPAALQSVLALEPHIVAWAEAFARKENALFLGRGIHYPIALEGALKLKEITYIHAEAYAAGELKHGPLALVTEEMPVVTVAPNDALIEKLKSNMQEVRARGGQLYVFADADSHIKSSEGVHVIRLPENYGLLSPILHVVPLQLLSYHTALARGTDVDKPRNLAKSVTVE; from the coding sequence ATGTGCGGTATCGTCGCAGCAGTTGCTCAAATTAATGTCACCCCCATCCTGCTGGAAGGGCTGAAACGGCTCGAGTACCGCGGTTACGATTCCTGCGGCGTCGCCTTGCATATCGACGGCAAGCTTCAGCGCTCGCGCAGCACATCGCGCGTGGCCGACCTCGAAAGCCAGATGGAAAAGGCCCATCTGTCGGGCTTCACCGGCATCGCCCACACCCGCTGGGCCACCCATGGTGCGCCGGCCACCCACAATGCCCACCCGCATTTTTCGCGCGACCGCATCGCCCTGGTCCACAACGGCATCATCGAAAACCACGACGAACTGCGCGCCGACCTGCAAGCCGCCGGTTACCAATTTGAAAGCCAGACCGACACCGAAGTGATCGCCCACCTGGTCGACCACATGTACAGCGGCGACCTGTTCGCCACCGTGCAGCAAGCAGTAAAACGCCTGACGGGCGCCTATGCGATTGCCGTGTTCTGCGTCGACGAACCGCACCGCGTGGTCGCCGCGCGCCAGGGTTCGCCGCTGATCGTCGGCGTCGGCCAGGGCCAGAACTTCGTCGCCTCGGACGCCATGGCGCTGGCCGGCACCACCGACCAGATCATCTACCTGGAAGAAGGCGACGTGGTCGACCTGCAATTGCAGCGCGTCTGGATCGTCGACGCCGCCGGCAAAGCGGTCGAGCGCGAAGTGAAAACCGTGCACGCCTACAGCAGCGCGGTCGAGCTCGGCCCCTACCAGCACTACATGCAAAAGGAAATCTTCGAACAACCGCGCGCGATCGCCGACACCCTGGAAGGCGTCACCGGCATCATGCCGGAACTATTCGGCGACGGCGCCTTCAATGTCTTCAAGCAGATCGATTCGGTCCTGATCCTGGCCTGCGGCACCAGCTACTACGCCGGTCTGACGGCAAAATACTGGATCGAATCGGTCGCCAAGATCCCGGTCAACGTCGAGATCGCCAGCGAATACCGCTACCGCGACAGCGTGCCGAATCCCAACTCGCTGGTAGTCACCATCACGCAAAGCGGTGAAACCGCCGACACCCTGGCCGCGCTCAAGCACGCGCGTTCACTCGGCATGCTGCACACGCTGACCATCTGCAACGTCGCCACCAGCGCCATGGTGCGCGAATGCGCGCTGGCCTACATCACCCGCGCCGGCGTCGAAGTCGGCGTCGCCTCGACCAAAGCCTTCACCACCCAACTGGCCGCACTGTTCCTGCTGACCCTGGCGCTGGCGCAAAGCAAAGGCCGCCTCAGCGACGAAGAAGAAGCCGCCCACCTGAAAGCCATGCGCCACCTGCCCGCCGCCCTGCAAAGCGTGCTGGCGCTAGAACCGCATATCGTAGCCTGGGCCGAAGCCTTCGCGCGCAAGGAAAACGCCCTGTTCCTGGGCCGCGGCATCCACTACCCGATCGCCCTGGAAGGTGCGCTGAAGCTCAAGGAAATCACCTACATCCACGCCGAAGCCTACGCCGCCGGCGAACTCAAGCACGGCCCGCTGGCGCTGGTGACGGAAGAAATGCCAGTGGTTACGGTAGCGCCTAACGATGCGCTGATCGAAAAGCTGAAATCGAACATGCAGGAAGTGCGCGCGCGCGGCGGCCAGCTTTATGTTTTTGCCGATGCCGATTCGCACATCAAGTCGAGTGAAGGCGTGCATGTGATCCGGTTGCCGGAGAACTACGGTTTGCTATCGCCGATCCTGCATGTGGTGCCGTTGCAGCTGCTGTCGTATCACACGGCGCTGGCGCGCGGAACTGATGTGGATAAGCCGCGGAATTTGGCTAAGTCGGTGACTGTCGAATAG
- a CDS encoding Lrp/AsnC family transcriptional regulator, which translates to MEITLDELDKRILNALQADAAQTNHQLAQQVHASAPTCLRRVKRLTDAGIILRQVAIVAPDKVGAGLTAIVEVTLDNQADERLVEFEALVAAEPMLLQCYRVSPGPDFVLVVQVADMAAYHALAHQLFAAQKNVRNVRTYFSIYRSKFDTRLAV; encoded by the coding sequence ATGGAAATTACCCTCGACGAGCTGGACAAGCGGATTTTGAACGCCTTGCAGGCCGATGCCGCGCAAACCAATCACCAGCTGGCGCAGCAGGTGCACGCTTCGGCGCCGACTTGCCTGCGACGCGTCAAGCGCCTGACCGATGCTGGCATCATCTTGCGGCAGGTGGCGATCGTGGCGCCGGACAAGGTCGGCGCCGGGCTAACCGCGATCGTCGAAGTCACGCTCGACAATCAGGCCGATGAGCGGCTGGTGGAATTTGAGGCCTTGGTGGCGGCCGAGCCGATGCTGCTGCAATGCTATCGCGTTTCGCCCGGGCCGGATTTCGTGCTGGTGGTGCAGGTGGCGGACATGGCGGCCTACCATGCGCTGGCGCATCAGTTGTTTGCCGCGCAAAAGAATGTGCGCAATGTGCGCACGTATTTTTCGATTTACCGCAGCAAGTTCGATACGCGCCTAGCGGTATAA